In a genomic window of Oscillospiraceae bacterium:
- a CDS encoding thioredoxin family protein, with protein sequence MKELTYFYLAGCPFCRAADKMLEELETENPEFSKIPIKKIEERENAALANRYDYYYVPCFWLGTQKLHEGAAAKEKLRGILEEALIS encoded by the coding sequence ATGAAGGAACTTACTTATTTCTATCTCGCCGGCTGCCCGTTCTGCCGCGCGGCCGACAAGATGCTCGAGGAACTTGAAACCGAAAATCCGGAGTTTTCGAAAATCCCGATTAAAAAAATAGAGGAGCGCGAAAATGCCGCACTAGCCAACCGGTATGATTATTATTATGTGCCTTGCTTTTGGCTCGGAACCCAGAAACTGCACGAGGGCGCAGCCGCGAAAGAAAAACTGCGCGGCATTTTAGAAGAGGCCCTCATAAGCTGA
- a CDS encoding galactokinase family protein, with product MLKARKMIELINAGGLDDSLVFLYGSAQRERYCELLEEFIRQYGDREITLISAPGRVEIGGNHTDHQHGCVLAAAIQLDIIAVVSLRDDRNVHMKSKGFPEDCLTLEDLTPKDREKGTSAGLIRGVAAGINNLGGKIGGFDACTTSDVLKGSGISSSAAFEVLVAAIFNNLYNDGIISHTDEAKIGQYAENVYFGKPSGLMDQMASATGGFVGIDFKDPKNPVISPVEFDFKKTGYALCIVDTGGSHADLTSEYAAIKNEMCAVAGFFGKSVLREVDEAKFIADIPAIRNKCGDRAVLRALHFFADTRRAEQEKNTLQKGKFEEFLRLVNESGRSSFMYNQNAYAVSDPAFQGISVGLALTERFLNGIGACRLQGGGFGGTVQVFLPTEMLAGYQNEIEKVFGEGSCKPMRIRADGSRIVE from the coding sequence ATGTTAAAAGCACGAAAAATGATTGAATTGATAAACGCGGGAGGACTGGATGATTCTCTTGTGTTTTTATACGGAAGCGCTCAGAGAGAGCGCTATTGCGAACTTTTAGAGGAATTTATCCGCCAGTACGGTGACCGGGAAATCACTTTAATCAGCGCGCCCGGACGAGTTGAGATCGGCGGAAACCACACCGACCATCAGCACGGCTGTGTGCTTGCGGCAGCGATTCAACTCGATATCATCGCTGTGGTTTCTCTCAGGGATGATCGGAATGTCCATATGAAGTCGAAGGGATTTCCCGAAGACTGTTTGACTTTAGAGGATTTGACGCCGAAAGACCGGGAAAAAGGCACATCGGCGGGATTGATTCGGGGCGTTGCCGCAGGAATTAATAATCTGGGAGGGAAAATCGGCGGTTTCGATGCCTGTACAACCTCTGATGTGCTCAAAGGGTCGGGGATCTCGTCTTCGGCAGCTTTTGAGGTGCTTGTCGCCGCAATTTTCAACAACTTGTACAACGACGGAATTATATCACATACAGATGAGGCGAAAATAGGACAGTATGCAGAGAATGTCTATTTCGGAAAACCGAGCGGCCTGATGGACCAGATGGCAAGCGCCACCGGCGGTTTTGTCGGCATCGATTTCAAAGACCCGAAGAATCCTGTGATTTCGCCGGTGGAATTCGATTTCAAAAAAACCGGATATGCGCTCTGCATCGTTGACACCGGCGGAAGCCATGCCGACCTGACAAGCGAATATGCCGCCATTAAAAATGAGATGTGCGCCGTCGCCGGGTTTTTCGGCAAATCTGTCCTGCGCGAAGTCGACGAGGCGAAGTTTATCGCCGATATTCCGGCGATTCGTAATAAATGCGGCGACAGAGCCGTATTGCGAGCTTTGCACTTTTTCGCCGATACCAGACGCGCCGAACAGGAAAAAAACACGCTGCAAAAGGGCAAATTCGAAGAATTTCTGCGGCTTGTCAACGAGTCGGGGCGCTCTTCATTTATGTATAACCAAAACGCTTATGCGGTTTCGGATCCGGCGTTTCAGGGCATCAGTGTCGGGCTTGCTTTAACCGAACGATTTTTAAACGGTATCGGCGCTTGCCGTCTTCAGGGCGGCGGTTTCGGGGGGACGGTTCAAGTGTTTTTGCCGACTGAGATGTTAGCCGGATACCAAAACGAAATTGAAAAGGTATTCGGCGAAGGCAGCTGCAAGCCGATGCGGATTCGGGCGGACGGAAGCAGGATAGTAGAATAA
- a CDS encoding MFS transporter, which yields MNGTGKKLTNSLTITSLFVINAGVYTLFALFYCFVQLFLGTIHTPVEVGALLSFGQAAAVISPLLFGMAADKSKHKNTILLITMAGSAVCYFAMTFSNSFLWHAVTIAATLCFLAPSATLNDTITLEYTYRNQLKYGTIRVMGTIAYGIVACVLTLFIKDDYTPVFLIFIAVTVINCFTMLFTPKVEGQASKKKLSLRPLFKDKILMWMFLFIGIINFCWSYYQNFFPSYLINDLGAPKWVWGLNVLLTVVGEIPFFLLFTGLFRRYGSKKLMWISLVLTAGRYIMLGFFMSPSLLLFAGVITGVSISSSQYCASVYITENIPGELQASAQTLMCALPAGAPKILAGILGGVLTQTIGTKTSLLICSALGFISMAVYFMTLGKKSVVYKSSHGVKF from the coding sequence TTGAACGGCACCGGGAAAAAGCTGACGAATTCGCTTACGATTACCTCACTGTTTGTGATCAATGCGGGCGTCTATACACTCTTCGCATTGTTTTACTGCTTCGTTCAGCTTTTTCTCGGTACCATACATACGCCTGTCGAAGTAGGTGCGCTGCTGTCCTTCGGACAAGCGGCGGCAGTTATTTCACCGCTGTTGTTCGGCATGGCTGCGGATAAGTCAAAGCATAAAAATACGATTCTGTTGATCACCATGGCCGGTTCAGCGGTCTGTTACTTTGCCATGACGTTTTCAAACAGCTTTTTGTGGCATGCGGTTACCATCGCGGCAACTCTTTGTTTTTTGGCTCCCTCAGCCACGTTAAACGATACGATCACGTTGGAATATACCTACCGCAACCAGCTTAAATACGGCACCATACGCGTGATGGGAACAATTGCCTACGGTATAGTCGCCTGTGTGCTGACGTTGTTTATCAAAGACGACTATACGCCGGTATTTTTAATTTTCATCGCGGTGACCGTTATAAATTGTTTCACGATGCTCTTCACGCCGAAAGTCGAAGGGCAAGCGTCGAAAAAGAAACTTTCTCTCAGGCCGCTGTTTAAAGACAAAATTTTGATGTGGATGTTTTTATTCATCGGTATCATCAACTTTTGCTGGAGTTATTATCAAAATTTCTTTCCCTCGTATCTGATCAATGATCTCGGTGCACCGAAATGGGTGTGGGGTTTGAATGTATTACTAACCGTCGTGGGTGAAATTCCGTTCTTTTTGCTGTTTACGGGATTGTTCCGTCGATACGGTTCCAAAAAACTGATGTGGATTTCGCTGGTGCTGACCGCGGGCCGTTATATCATGCTGGGATTTTTTATGTCGCCCTCGCTTCTGCTTTTTGCGGGCGTTATCACCGGTGTCTCGATTTCTTCGTCGCAGTACTGCGCCTCGGTCTACATCACCGAAAATATCCCGGGCGAACTGCAGGCCTCTGCCCAAACGTTGATGTGTGCGCTGCCTGCGGGCGCCCCGAAAATTCTTGCCGGTATTTTGGGCGGCGTGTTGACGCAGACGATCGGCACAAAAACCTCGCTGTTGATTTGCTCGGCGCTCGGATTCATTTCGATGGCTGTGTATTTTATGACCCTCGGCAAAAAGTCAGTGGTTTACAAATCATCTCACGGCGTTAAATTTTAA
- a CDS encoding GGDEF domain-containing protein — protein sequence MKWIKMMTRSFWFGHYDTETFQELHKDIIDTNLFLMERLSAAFIFITSLPFMAALFVNSLSDALFVYAAFVILSLLTHISCRLFLPTHPRWIMPFYMIFYLASLGFAIVLDVLSRLGLPTVVVCVLLAVMPVFILEKPGKIALFSLLPVAVFCIASLYIKAHSIAVIECINCVTFYAAGFFVGRHYTNTKIEEIITRNRLEKLSETDTLTNLYTRGAIEKKIYDHLNQRHELSAMMLMDIDNFKQINDTFGHQYGDKLLTDIASSLKGAFRNTDYISRLGGDEFIVFLPSIPGKEWMEFKASQTISLLRRTYIHDGKTRSVSVSLGLAFSENGQGTYDELYKNADRAMYQAKHEGKDRYCIYDTASAYEGLF from the coding sequence TTGAAATGGATCAAAATGATGACCCGGTCCTTTTGGTTCGGACATTATGACACTGAAACCTTTCAAGAACTTCATAAAGATATTATCGATACTAACCTGTTTCTGATGGAGCGTCTCAGCGCCGCTTTTATTTTTATCACTTCACTGCCGTTTATGGCCGCGCTTTTTGTGAACTCCCTCTCCGATGCCCTATTCGTTTATGCGGCTTTTGTGATTCTCTCGCTTTTAACTCATATTTCATGCCGTCTGTTTTTACCGACGCATCCTCGCTGGATTATGCCGTTTTATATGATTTTTTATTTAGCTTCCTTGGGATTTGCAATTGTACTTGACGTGCTTTCCCGGCTGGGACTTCCTACGGTTGTGGTCTGCGTTTTGCTGGCCGTCATGCCCGTCTTCATTCTTGAAAAGCCCGGTAAAATCGCATTATTCTCTCTGTTGCCGGTAGCGGTTTTCTGCATTGCTTCTTTGTATATCAAAGCGCATTCGATCGCTGTTATTGAGTGCATCAACTGCGTGACTTTTTATGCCGCCGGTTTCTTTGTGGGGCGTCACTACACCAATACGAAAATTGAGGAGATTATAACACGAAATCGGCTTGAGAAGCTCTCCGAGACCGACACGCTGACCAACCTTTACACACGCGGCGCTATCGAAAAAAAGATCTACGATCACCTCAACCAGCGCCATGAACTCTCGGCTATGATGCTGATGGATATTGATAATTTTAAGCAGATCAACGATACGTTCGGCCACCAATATGGGGACAAGCTGTTGACCGACATTGCAAGCTCGTTAAAGGGCGCTTTTCGCAACACCGATTATATCTCCCGGCTCGGCGGAGACGAATTCATTGTGTTTCTGCCCAGTATACCGGGCAAGGAATGGATGGAGTTTAAAGCCAGCCAAACCATAAGTTTGCTCCGCCGTACCTATATTCACGACGGTAAAACCCGCTCAGTTTCGGTCAGTTTGGGGCTTGCCTTTTCGGAAAACGGACAAGGAACTTATGATGAACTTTATAAAAATGCAGATCGCGCAATGTATCAAGCTAAACACGAAGGCAAAGACCGTTATTGTATTTACGACACGGCTTCAGCTTATGAGGGCCTCTTCTAA